GCGGCCAAGATTATGAACAAAAAATTATCGCACAAGACTGCCAACGACTTATTCCTGAACTAACCCGTTATATCGAGTCAAATGGTGTCTTGCTGTCGATTTGTGGCGGTTTTCAAATGTTAGGTCAATACTATACGACTGCTAGCGGCGAAAAAATTAAAGGTTTAGGTATTTTACCACATTATACTGAGCGCCAAATTAATAACCGTTTTATTGGTGATGTTGAGATTTACGATGAAGTCAATCAACAAACGTATTATGGCTTTGAAAATCATAATGGCGTGACACATTTAACCGAGCAACTACAACCATTAGGCCGAGTTATAAAAGGCAATGGAAACAATGGCGTGGATAAAACGGAAGGCGTCCACTATAAAAACACCTTCGGCAGCTACTTCCATGGACCACTGCTTGTTCGCAACGAATGGCTAGCCCGCCATATCGTCGACTTAGCCATCCAACAAAAAGAAGGAAACTAGTATGAATCTAAGCTCAACAATTTCGGTGTTTATTGACTAAAAACCGCTTGAAACCATACCATAACAAGTTTTCACTACCGAAAATTTGTCCACTTAATTAAATGATTTCGAGCACTTAAATTATTTGTTTAGGCAAACGAAAAAGCTGTGCGGCGTGTTCAACGTCTCACAGCTTTTGTTATTAAATTACCTGTCGTTATCATAACAGTAGTTGTCTTTGTGATGTCATCTACCCAAACAACAATTCCATTAACTCTTCTTGTGTCACACGGCCGAAGTACTTATTCACATCAATATTTTCAAATGCTGCTAAAAAGTCTTCTTTTGTAAAGCGGACACCCACTAAAGCATCTTCAACATCTTTAATGTCACCCAAGCCGAAAAAGTCACCGTAAATTTTGGCTGAACTGACTTTACCACCGGCAACATTGAAACGAAAATCAACAAAACCAAAGTCAAATTTCTTACTTTTCTCAATGTCAAACGCTGGGGATTCGCCATAATTCCAGTCCCAATTGCCAAAACGTTGGGCACGAATTTCGTAAACTTTTTCCCAATCTTTTTCTGTCAATACATATTGCGCCACTTCTTCTTTGGTTTGGACCCCGAAGATTTCTAACAATAACACATCACGGAATTCTTCGATAGATAATGATTTGTATTCATCTTTAACATAAGGCGCGATATTCGTTACACGCGAGCGAACAGATTTAATCCCTTTTGAAGCAATTTTTTCTTTACGTGGTTTTAACGCATTATTTACCTCATCTAAATCAGAGTTAAATAAAATCGTACCATGCGCAGTCATACGACCATCTTTAGCATACATGGCATTACCAGAGAATTTTTTGCCATCAATTAATAAGTCGTTACGTCCTTGCAATTCAGCGCCAGTTGCACCTAATTTATGTAACGCATCAATTACTGGCTTAGTAAAGCCTGCAAAATCACGGAAAGAACCGTCATCATCTTTAATAAAACAGAATGAAACATTGCCTAAATCATGATAAACAGCGCCCCCACCTGACATACGGCGGACAACTTGAATGCCATGTTCATCTAAATACGGTTGATTCACTTCTTCAATAGTGTTTTGATTCCGTCCGATAATAATCGATGGTTTATTAATATAAAACAGTAAAATTGGTTCATCAACTAATTTATTTTCAACAAGGTATGTTTCTAATGCAATATTGACACTTGCATCATAATTGTTTCCATTATCTACAAAAATCATTTCATCTTCTCCTCGTAATATATCTAATGAGCATTATTTTGACGCCAATGAGCTGACTTTAGCAGTCCCTTTTGTGCGTTTTACTGGCACGGCGCTGTCTTTTCTAATCTGGCTTGTTCGAAGGGCTGCTTGGCATCCACTTCAAACCCCTCTTCGCATCACTCGCACAAAGTTGGTTATTTAAGCTGATTTACTTGGACTGTCTCGGTATCCACTTCACAGGACACTTGAAGCGTTTTGGCGCTTCTGCGTCTCCTGCTCCAAGGGTCCGAGGCAAAGCAGCTGTGTTCACACTTTGATTCCCGGTGGTTCATCTCAAAGCGCTCATTGTCGCACTATGTATTTTCAGGCTCCAATGAGCTGAAATGACGCCACTTCAAAAGGTGCCTTTGTGCGTTTCACGCACGCAGTTACCTTTCTCCAGTGGTT
The genomic region above belongs to Aerococcaceae bacterium zg-1292 and contains:
- a CDS encoding lipoate--protein ligase, producing MIFVDNGNNYDASVNIALETYLVENKLVDEPILLFYINKPSIIIGRNQNTIEEVNQPYLDEHGIQVVRRMSGGGAVYHDLGNVSFCFIKDDDGSFRDFAGFTKPVIDALHKLGATGAELQGRNDLLIDGKKFSGNAMYAKDGRMTAHGTILFNSDLDEVNNALKPRKEKIASKGIKSVRSRVTNIAPYVKDEYKSLSIEEFRDVLLLEIFGVQTKEEVAQYVLTEKDWEKVYEIRAQRFGNWDWNYGESPAFDIEKSKKFDFGFVDFRFNVAGGKVSSAKIYGDFFGLGDIKDVEDALVGVRFTKEDFLAAFENIDVNKYFGRVTQEELMELLFG
- a CDS encoding adenosylcobyric acid synthase, which encodes MTNTLRICHLYGNLLNTYGDNGNLLMLQYYAREKGYPIDTTMVSLGDSFNADDFDIVFFGGGQDYEQKIIAQDCQRLIPELTRYIESNGVLLSICGGFQMLGQYYTTASGEKIKGLGILPHYTERQINNRFIGDVEIYDEVNQQTYYGFENHNGVTHLTEQLQPLGRVIKGNGNNGVDKTEGVHYKNTFGSYFHGPLLVRNEWLARHIVDLAIQQKEGN